One window of Fimbriimonadia bacterium genomic DNA carries:
- a CDS encoding CHAT domain-containing protein: MFRRGLFVLSVLMIATSTTAPELRPVASVSTDRLVAHARSLIAHESGEPVPYLLEALRARSVRGDLKGVDEVLRLLAEHARDAGNAYEWGERIVELDLRRGVSDDVLARDLVDLARQYRYAVRRPDARETLDRAEPIARRLGDLGLLARIQAQRANLTGDEGRFMDAGVLLEAARNLFERHGVPSRDYAEVLAELGQLQAESGQLLEAWWSFARAEQIASQCLAAAEQYWQCKKANDSALMASAGRARILAAFGRFEEAIREGQNARRIALRSNLGDRRYMILAEMAEWAPKAGRPDLAERWYELALRVNDPYARDRVRLAYAAYLIETGRASEGLLLLGELPLDLPPKQRVERLLLMGRASLARKDNHGAIALFRKAVVTAQERVPLPVLLWQAHSGLGQALLRVGKDVQGTNELMAAVQVVRDWAGGVLDPALAYEDGPKSPWYGYSLLVATHVRQGHAQLALALSEEMKALAALADRSDAGLGLAGGGQMEKRVSDIRTAIASARRALHENGLRDPSARARATAELQLLDNELLRLAGQQERTGDVRPDWITNAAREVARQRECAIVSYCLGENESIAFIITAAGLKAKRLTVPKDQLRALAGLIRNYRLSPEHAWKSDPTPRLFGALYDTLIAPIEPELHGTKRLVIVPDGVLWSLPFEMLWQRQGSQTHYLIQRYVVSYANSVHAAVEWTARSSKLRRGALRDVRVVANGVANDESRYELSPRESSIAIHDAEIVRQALGGRVVVAEGTAATKDAMMRALSQANVLHVAAHGTYADDYPPASYISLARGEGDSGILRGWEIASAKCSARLVFLAACDTGRTSSVRGRGLLGLTGAVMAAGAHACIGSRWADRDAATESYLAYFYRYYAKSLYASDAAQKAVCHLIADGAPPYDWAAFVVLGW; this comes from the coding sequence ATGTTCCGCAGGGGACTGTTCGTGCTCAGTGTGCTCATGATAGCCACGAGTACGACTGCGCCGGAGCTGCGACCCGTGGCAAGCGTGTCCACCGACCGTCTAGTAGCTCATGCACGCTCACTAATCGCACACGAGTCGGGCGAGCCCGTACCCTATCTTCTCGAGGCATTGCGCGCCCGTTCTGTCCGCGGTGATTTGAAAGGCGTAGATGAAGTCCTACGACTCTTGGCCGAGCATGCACGAGATGCTGGAAACGCCTACGAGTGGGGTGAGCGAATCGTCGAGCTGGATCTTCGCCGTGGGGTATCAGACGACGTGCTAGCCAGGGATCTGGTGGACCTTGCCAGGCAGTACAGATACGCCGTTAGGCGTCCGGATGCTAGAGAGACGCTCGACAGGGCCGAGCCGATAGCGCGCAGACTCGGAGACCTCGGCCTATTGGCCCGCATACAGGCGCAGCGGGCCAACCTGACTGGTGACGAGGGTAGGTTCATGGATGCAGGCGTGCTGCTCGAGGCCGCCAGAAACCTGTTCGAGCGACACGGGGTGCCGAGCCGAGACTATGCAGAGGTTCTGGCAGAGCTAGGACAACTGCAGGCGGAGTCGGGACAACTGCTCGAAGCTTGGTGGTCATTCGCTCGCGCAGAGCAGATTGCATCTCAATGCCTGGCCGCTGCCGAGCAGTATTGGCAGTGCAAAAAAGCAAACGACTCAGCACTGATGGCAAGCGCGGGCAGGGCGCGAATTCTTGCTGCCTTCGGACGATTCGAGGAAGCAATCCGAGAGGGCCAGAACGCTCGTCGCATAGCACTTCGGTCCAATCTGGGAGATCGCAGGTACATGATCTTGGCCGAAATGGCCGAATGGGCACCTAAGGCAGGAAGGCCGGACCTCGCGGAGCGATGGTACGAGCTTGCGCTGCGTGTGAACGACCCGTATGCCCGGGACCGCGTTCGGCTGGCATACGCCGCGTACCTGATCGAGACTGGCAGGGCTTCCGAGGGCCTATTGCTGTTGGGAGAGCTGCCGCTCGATTTGCCACCAAAGCAGCGTGTGGAGCGGTTGCTGCTGATGGGCAGAGCAAGCCTGGCGAGAAAGGACAACCATGGAGCTATCGCCCTCTTTCGAAAGGCCGTTGTGACAGCACAGGAGCGTGTGCCATTGCCTGTGCTCCTGTGGCAGGCCCATTCAGGGCTGGGGCAGGCGCTGCTCAGGGTAGGCAAAGATGTCCAGGGAACGAACGAGCTCATGGCGGCAGTGCAGGTTGTGCGCGACTGGGCGGGAGGTGTGCTCGATCCGGCTCTGGCGTACGAGGACGGCCCGAAGTCGCCCTGGTATGGATACAGCCTGCTTGTTGCTACACACGTGCGCCAGGGCCACGCCCAGCTGGCGCTCGCCTTATCGGAGGAGATGAAGGCACTAGCAGCGTTGGCCGACCGGTCTGACGCAGGTCTCGGCCTAGCCGGTGGCGGGCAGATGGAAAAGCGGGTATCTGACATACGCACAGCCATTGCCAGTGCGAGACGTGCCCTGCACGAGAATGGGCTTCGGGATCCCAGCGCCCGAGCACGAGCCACCGCCGAACTGCAGCTCTTGGACAACGAGCTCTTGCGACTCGCTGGCCAGCAGGAGCGCACTGGCGACGTGAGACCAGACTGGATCACGAACGCTGCACGAGAGGTGGCGAGGCAACGAGAGTGTGCAATCGTGAGTTACTGCTTGGGAGAGAACGAGAGCATCGCCTTCATCATCACGGCTGCAGGCCTGAAGGCGAAGCGACTGACGGTCCCGAAAGATCAACTGCGGGCTCTCGCAGGCCTCATACGCAACTACAGACTCTCCCCTGAGCACGCGTGGAAGTCCGATCCGACGCCCCGTCTCTTCGGCGCCCTGTATGACACCCTCATCGCACCTATTGAACCCGAACTGCACGGAACGAAAAGGCTCGTCATCGTTCCCGATGGCGTTTTGTGGTCACTGCCGTTCGAGATGTTGTGGCAGCGCCAAGGCTCGCAGACCCACTACCTGATCCAACGCTATGTCGTCTCTTATGCTAACTCGGTGCATGCGGCTGTGGAGTGGACTGCCCGTTCGAGCAAACTACGCCGAGGTGCGCTGCGGGATGTAAGGGTCGTCGCGAATGGCGTGGCGAACGACGAGTCACGTTACGAGCTGAGCCCGCGCGAGTCATCCATTGCGATCCACGATGCAGAGATTGTGCGCCAGGCGCTGGGAGGCCGAGTTGTTGTAGCGGAGGGTACTGCAGCAACCAAGGACGCCATGATGCGTGCGCTCTCCCAAGCGAACGTATTACACGTTGCCGCACACGGGACATACGCCGACGACTACCCTCCCGCCTCGTACATTTCGCTCGCGCGCGGAGAGGGAGACTCGGGCATTCTTCGGGGCTGGGAGATTGCCAGCGCTAAGTGTAGTGCAAGGTTAGTGTTCTTGGCCGCATGCGACACTGGGAGGACATCCTCGGTGCGCGGACGCGGCTTGCTGGGTTTAACCGGCGCGGTGATGGCGGCAGGCGCCCACGCTTGCATCGGGTCGCGGTGGGCAGATCGCGATGCTGCTACGGAATCGTACCTAGCTTATTTCTATCGGTACTACGCCAAGAGCCTATATGCTTCGGACGCCGCTCAGAAGGCAGTCTGTCACCTCATCGCAGACGGGGCGCCACCATACGACTGGGCGGCGTTCGTGGTGTTGGGATGGTAA
- a CDS encoding helix-turn-helix domain-containing protein, which translates to MTKWMTVEQAAEYLQMGKSTVYKLVRESRIPAHKAGREWRFDAAELDEWLKAGKLALPAEKEA; encoded by the coding sequence ATGACCAAGTGGATGACAGTCGAGCAGGCGGCGGAATACCTCCAGATGGGCAAATCCACCGTCTATAAGCTGGTGCGTGAGTCCCGCATCCCTGCCCATAAAGCCGGGCGGGAATGGCGCTTCGACGCCGCCGAACTGGACGAATGGCTCAAGGCCGGGAAGCTGGCATTGCCGGCGGAGAAGGAAGCGTGA
- a CDS encoding fibronectin type III domain-containing protein → MQTLTDAMKADIRYAENTVNYDDDKLKLIGWAGRAAKTSLEAPGQARTLEAPREGEGWVFLDWKEPVDGGAVAAYKIQRRLRPDGPWSDVGLAVESEITLTNQERGKEWEYRVIAVNKSGEGQPSNTVMAVL, encoded by the coding sequence TTGCAGACCCTCACCGACGCGATGAAGGCCGACATCCGCTACGCCGAGAACACTGTCAACTACGACGACGACAAGTTGAAACTCATCGGCTGGGCGGGACGTGCCGCCAAGACCTCGCTCGAAGCGCCCGGGCAAGCGCGCACTCTCGAAGCGCCCCGCGAAGGCGAAGGCTGGGTCTTCCTCGATTGGAAGGAGCCGGTGGACGGCGGCGCGGTTGCGGCCTATAAGATTCAACGCCGTCTGCGCCCCGATGGGCCTTGGTCGGATGTCGGCCTGGCCGTCGAGAGCGAAATCACGCTCACAAACCAGGAACGCGGCAAGGAATGGGAATACCGCGTCATTGCCGTCAACAAGTCCGGAGAAGGCCAACCCAGCAATACCGTCATGGCGGTGCTGTAA
- a CDS encoding restriction endonuclease, with protein MSGHVATEDQQWTVKGFIDVFRNVYTISADTKIVSKILEIHLFPVLLKFAQEHGYRIVLADHQNYYPDLSFVSAKDDSLKFAVDFKTTYRLLNKPGFCNGFTLGSHGSYFIERDKKKNIQFPYSQYSGHFCLGIIYTRTDSGDIDETRVYKDDQLQSIVSVIRDIEFFACEKWEIASDSQGSGNTANIGSIVRIEDILSGNGVFKNLGEEWFDEYWMNYGKITIKSKTGKQKKLTKLTEFLEFKGKDPGLANPCVRTNRNNGGNQDG; from the coding sequence CTGAGTGGCCACGTTGCCACCGAAGATCAGCAATGGACGGTGAAGGGATTCATTGACGTCTTTCGCAACGTATATACAATCTCTGCGGATACTAAAATCGTCTCGAAGATTCTTGAGATTCACCTGTTCCCGGTCCTGCTGAAGTTTGCGCAGGAGCATGGTTATCGGATCGTATTGGCCGACCATCAAAACTATTATCCAGACCTGTCCTTTGTCTCAGCCAAAGACGATTCGCTGAAATTCGCTGTTGATTTCAAGACAACCTATCGCCTGCTGAACAAACCCGGATTCTGTAACGGCTTCACACTAGGTTCGCATGGCAGTTACTTCATTGAGCGCGACAAGAAGAAGAATATCCAATTCCCCTACAGTCAATACTCTGGTCATTTTTGCCTTGGGATTATCTACACTCGGACTGACTCTGGGGATATAGACGAGACGCGGGTTTACAAAGACGACCAACTACAAAGCATCGTTTCAGTTATTAGGGACATCGAGTTCTTCGCCTGTGAGAAGTGGGAGATTGCCAGTGATTCCCAAGGCAGCGGAAACACGGCCAACATAGGAAGCATTGTTCGTATCGAGGATATTCTTTCGGGGAATGGCGTCTTCAAGAATCTAGGGGAAGAATGGTTCGATGAGTATTGGATGAATTATGGGAAGATTACGATCAAGTCGAAAACGGGGAAGCAGAAGAAACTTACAAAGCTAACGGAGTTTCTTGAGTTCAAAGGGAAAGACCCTGGTCTTGCCAATCCCTGCGTTCGGACAAATCGCAATAATGGGGGGAATCAAGATGGCTAA
- a CDS encoding DUF669 domain-containing protein, with the protein MQATCQGCGGHFDEPRGHEDIDLAQFDDDFAHAEVEEREFETIPDGKYQVNVERVELTRAQTSGNPMLKWTLRILAPKFRGRLLWRNNVMATRENIKWLKTDLHTCGLNLDKLSELPANLEKLINVKLEITKRTRGQNENVYINRRIVLEDGGDEYDSAARNALAPF; encoded by the coding sequence ATACAAGCCACCTGCCAAGGTTGCGGTGGACATTTCGACGAGCCTCGCGGCCACGAGGACATCGACCTCGCGCAGTTCGACGACGATTTCGCGCATGCCGAGGTCGAGGAACGCGAGTTCGAGACCATCCCGGACGGCAAATACCAGGTGAACGTCGAGCGGGTGGAGCTGACCCGGGCCCAGACCTCGGGAAACCCCATGCTCAAGTGGACGCTGCGAATCCTCGCCCCGAAGTTCCGGGGCAGGCTCCTGTGGCGCAACAACGTCATGGCCACCCGCGAGAACATCAAGTGGCTCAAGACGGACCTGCACACCTGCGGGTTGAACCTGGACAAGCTCTCCGAGCTTCCGGCCAACCTGGAAAAGCTCATCAACGTCAAGCTCGAGATCACCAAGCGCACGCGCGGCCAGAACGAGAACGTCTACATCAACCGGCGCATCGTGCTCGAAGACGGCGGAGACGAATACGACTCGGCGGCGCGCAACGCCCTGGCTCCGTTCTGA
- a CDS encoding DUF4268 domain-containing protein, with protein sequence MIGRLKRVSLREVWKNEAADFTTWLQHNLDVLNEVLPFSLESAEREQAAGNFAADLVAQDVSGSTAIIENQLEKSDHDHLGKIITYLASFGARAAVWLVSEARPEHATAVAWLNQTSLADFYLIKVEAVRIGDSQPAPLCTVVVGPSAESREIGRAKKELSEGAALRQAFWEQLLELSCKRTALFSKVRPGTAGWVETGAGFSGVTFAYVVFRKQGARVEVYIDRGSSDMENLALFRKLQQNRAMIEEEFGSPIEWQELSGKRACRICYRFGTGGWADPDTWPVLQRQMVDTMVRFEKAFRPHIDAMKLDP encoded by the coding sequence ATGATTGGACGGCTGAAACGCGTTTCCCTTCGAGAGGTGTGGAAGAACGAGGCAGCGGACTTCACCACCTGGCTGCAGCACAACCTCGACGTACTCAACGAAGTCCTGCCGTTCTCGCTGGAAAGCGCCGAGCGGGAGCAGGCCGCTGGGAACTTCGCTGCGGACTTGGTGGCACAGGACGTAAGTGGCAGCACTGCCATCATCGAGAATCAGCTCGAGAAGAGCGATCACGATCACCTGGGCAAGATTATCACCTATCTCGCCTCGTTTGGTGCAAGAGCTGCGGTGTGGCTGGTTTCTGAGGCCAGGCCCGAACATGCTACCGCAGTTGCATGGCTCAACCAGACAAGCCTCGCCGACTTCTATCTCATCAAGGTAGAGGCGGTGCGCATTGGCGATTCGCAGCCAGCTCCGCTTTGTACCGTCGTAGTTGGGCCCAGCGCCGAGAGCAGGGAGATCGGGCGCGCAAAAAAGGAGTTGTCCGAAGGCGCGGCACTGCGGCAGGCGTTTTGGGAGCAACTACTCGAGCTCTCCTGCAAGCGAACCGCGCTATTCTCCAAAGTGCGCCCCGGTACGGCCGGCTGGGTTGAAACAGGTGCAGGATTCTCCGGCGTGACCTTCGCATACGTAGTCTTTCGAAAACAGGGTGCGCGGGTCGAGGTGTACATTGACCGAGGCAGCTCGGATATGGAGAACCTAGCTCTCTTCCGAAAGCTCCAGCAGAATAGAGCCATGATCGAGGAGGAGTTTGGCAGCCCCATTGAGTGGCAGGAGCTTTCAGGCAAGAGGGCCTGCCGCATTTGCTACCGCTTCGGAACGGGTGGGTGGGCCGATCCGGACACCTGGCCCGTGCTGCAACGGCAGATGGTAGATACCATGGTGCGCTTCGAGAAGGCGTTCAGGCCACACATAGATGCCATGAAGCTGGATCCCTAG